The Deefgea tanakiae DNA segment GACGGACCCAGAGCGTTTGCGTTTAAGTCATGCCAGCCAGTTGTTTGCTGATAAAAAACTGCAGATCAAAATCACGACTCGACAAGAATTTATTCGTACGGTGGATCAATTTTTTGGTGCGTTGGCCGACGGTAGTATTGATGTTTTATTGGGTTCGATGCATGAGGAAGATGAGGCGCAAAGCTTAAGTGCCGAAGAAGTGAGCGCAGCACAAGACAATGAAGTCGTTAAACTCGTCAATCAGATCATTAGCGATGCGCATCGGCAAGGGGCATCGGATATTCATATTGAGCCCTATACGGGCGCTGCTAAAACCCAAATTCGCTTTCGACGCGATGGTGATTTACTTCATTATCGTGAAGTCCCCTCTGCATACCGTAATCCGCTGGTGACACGGTTAAAAATCATGTGTGACTTGGATATCAGCGAGCGACGCAAACCACAAGACGGCAAAATTAAGATGAAAAAATTTGTGCCGACTTTAGATATCGAATTGCGGGTTGCAACGATTCCAACCGCAGGGGGCATGGAAGATGTGGTCATGCGAATTTTGGCCGCAGGTGAGCCACTTCCATTAGAAAAACTAGCTTTGTCTGAACGTAATCTTGCGCGATTGAAGGCGGTGATCGCAAAGCCGTATGGATTGTTTTTTGTCTGTGGGCCGACGGGTTCAGGAAAGACGACAACTTTACATTCGGTACTTAAGTACCTCAATCGCCCCGAAACTAAAATCTGGACGGCCGAAGATCCCGTCGAGATTACGCAAAAAGGTTTGCGCCAAGTTCAAGTTAACGTCAAAGCAGGTCTGACATTTGCGACGGTAATGCGCTCTTTTTTACGTGCAGATCCTGATGTGATTATGGTTGGTGAGATGCGCGATCTTGAAACGACTGGAATGGGTGTTGAAGCTTCTTTGACTGGGCATTTGGTGCTTTCAACGTTACATACCAATAGTGCGCCTGAATCGATTATTCGTTTATTAGATATGGGCATGGATCCGTTTAATTTTTCAGATGCTCTACTGGGCGTTTTGGCGCAACGTTTGGCGCGTCGTTTGTGCCCCAAATGCCGTGAGGCTTATGAGCCAGATGCGAATGAATTAGAGCAAATGCTCAATGAATACGCCGATGAATTAAGGCATACACCAGCATGGCAAGCCGATCCGAATGCTGAATTTTCGGCGTTGCGGCAAGAGTGGCAAACAAATTATGTAAATCAAAAAGGGCAATATCGTTTGTATCGTCCGGTTGGCTGTGCTGAGTGCCACAACACAGGCTATAAAGGTCGGGTTGGTTTGCATGAGTTAATGCTTGGTACAGACGCGACCAAAAAACTGATTCAAGAGCATGCGCGGGTTGCTGCTTTACTGTCTTGTGCCTTGGACGAAGGAATGCGCACTCTGAAACAGGATGGGATTGAAAAAGTCATGCAAGGTCTGACCGATATGGCCCAAATTAGAGCGGTTTGCATTAAATAGTCAGGAGTAGTGTGATGGAACTGATTGAACTGCATGAACGATTAGAGAAACTCAATTCAATCGGTATCGCGCTCTCGGGTGAGACACATATTCACCGTTTGGTGGAAAGTATCTTGGTCGCCGCGACGGATCTGGTTCAGGCTGATGCTGGCACACTGTATTTGATTCGTGATCAGCAGCTGCACTTTGAAATTGTTTTGAACACCTCTTTGGGCATCGCAATGGGGGGGACGAGTGGCGTAGCGATTAGTTTACCAAGTATTCCCTTATTTAATGAGGATGGCTCACCGAATTTGGCGAATGTGGTTGCCTGTGCTGTGAATCAAAATAAAACAATTAGTATCCCTGATGCCTACGCCACAGATGATGAATATGACTTCTCTGGCACGCGACGTTTCGATCAAAGTACAGGCTATCATTCCAAATCGTTTCTTTCTGTGCCCATGCGTAATCACGAAGGGGAAGTGATCGGTGCTTTACAACTGATTAATGCCACCACACAGTTGCAAGAAATCATTGCCTTTTCAATGAGCGACCAGCATTTGGTTGAGTCGCTTGCTTCGCAGGCGGCGATTGCGATTACCAATCGGATGTTGATCAATTCTTTGCAGAAATTGTTTGAGGGTTTTATCAATTTGATCAATCTTGCGATTGATGACAAGTCCCCCTATACCAGCGGCCATTGTCAACGAGTGCCTGAGTTGACGATGATGTTGGCAGAAGCAGCTAATCGAACAAATACCGGCCCATTGGCTAATTTTTCACTCACAGAACGAGATCGATACGAGCTGAAAATTGCAGGATTGCTGCATGATTGCGGCAAAATCACCACGCCGGTGCATGTGGTCGACAAGGCGACTAAGTTGCAAACCATCGCGGATCGGATTGAACTTATAGATATTAAATTTGAGGTTTTACTGCGGGATTTAGAAATCGCTCAGCTGCGGGGTGAGATTGATTTGGCTGAATACGAGTTCGAGCGAGAACAAATCTTCTCTGATCGGGCATTTCTTCGTCAGGCTAATTTAGGCGGAGAAATGATGAGCGATACGGATGTGGAGCGTATTGAGCGTATTGCTAAGCGCCAGTGGCAGCCGAGCGAAGGCGAGCGGCAAAACGTTTTGACGGTCGATGAGTTTGAAAACTTATCCATTCGTAAAGGCACGCTCACATCAGCAGAACGACAAATTATTAATCATCACATTAAAGTCACGATTCAAATGTTAGAGGCCCTGCCATGGCCAAAACATTTAATGAAGGTGCCGGAATATGCCGGTGGTCATCATGAGCGGATGGATGGTAAAGGATACCCAAAAGGCTTAACGCGAGATCAAATGAGTGTGCAAGCACGCATTATGGGGATTGCGGATGTCTTTGAGGCCTTAACAGCGCGTGATCGGCCGTATAAAGAAGGTATGAAGCTGTCGGTGGCATTGGGGATTCTGACGCGAATGGCCTGTGAGCAGCATGTTGATCCCGATTTGCTCGAAGTTTTTTTGCGGGAAAAAGTTTGGCTTGATTATGCCGAGCAGTTTCTTGAACCCAGTCAATGTGATGTGGTTGATATTCAAAAATTGCTAGAAAAAATAAGGTGTATTACTCTGTAGGCTATTTAAATAAATGCTTGCAAGGCAATACCTTTGTTAATTCGGTGATGTTCAGATTTGGTGTTGATATTGTTTCGCGCTCGTTGAGTTGGGGTTTTAAAACCCCTCATATCAAGCCGATGAAGTCGGTGCAGATATATGGGACGCCTTCTTTTGCTTACTTCTCGCAGCGAAAAGAAAAGTAAGTCCCCATTGCGGATTGCGATTGTAAAACACCGTGCCGCTGGCACTTAAAACCATCAACACCCAATCTAAACATGACCATTAATTCATTCCACCAGAAGCGACAAAGTGGATTCGTTCAAAATCTAAGCCGCGGCTTAAAATACTCACCAAACGAATTCGAGTTTTCCGATGTCCATCCCATAATTCCAATAGCCGACCTTGGCGAAACCAGCCTGCTGGAAGTATCAGTGTATTCGGCAGCTGTAATGCAACAATCGCTGGAATCAATAGCACTTCGGT contains these protein-coding regions:
- a CDS encoding GspE/PulE family protein; its protein translation is MPNAASGSHLTFMHDLQVLTTKIHATVRLDELLTEISPDVCCVFGCERFTIYIVSDDGRDLIAKVKTGLEGVRELRITINDRSLAGFAANHKQLLNISDVYNEGELKQYGPNLQFLHVVDQKTGFHSREMLVLPILNEADGILVGVLQLMNRTDKQAFGTDLCEGAQLLAKTLAVALKQRKTAANPFVPQHKYHQLIVSGILSPAAWQVALKESQKLQQDIEQVLQVGFSVTPEQIGASLAAFYGHSYEPFSNERVKPLELLKNIKREYALEQQWLPIDDVNDCVLILTTDPERLRLSHASQLFADKKLQIKITTRQEFIRTVDQFFGALADGSIDVLLGSMHEEDEAQSLSAEEVSAAQDNEVVKLVNQIISDAHRQGASDIHIEPYTGAAKTQIRFRRDGDLLHYREVPSAYRNPLVTRLKIMCDLDISERRKPQDGKIKMKKFVPTLDIELRVATIPTAGGMEDVVMRILAAGEPLPLEKLALSERNLARLKAVIAKPYGLFFVCGPTGSGKTTTLHSVLKYLNRPETKIWTAEDPVEITQKGLRQVQVNVKAGLTFATVMRSFLRADPDVIMVGEMRDLETTGMGVEASLTGHLVLSTLHTNSAPESIIRLLDMGMDPFNFSDALLGVLAQRLARRLCPKCREAYEPDANELEQMLNEYADELRHTPAWQADPNAEFSALRQEWQTNYVNQKGQYRLYRPVGCAECHNTGYKGRVGLHELMLGTDATKKLIQEHARVAALLSCALDEGMRTLKQDGIEKVMQGLTDMAQIRAVCIK
- a CDS encoding HD domain-containing phosphohydrolase; protein product: MELIELHERLEKLNSIGIALSGETHIHRLVESILVAATDLVQADAGTLYLIRDQQLHFEIVLNTSLGIAMGGTSGVAISLPSIPLFNEDGSPNLANVVACAVNQNKTISIPDAYATDDEYDFSGTRRFDQSTGYHSKSFLSVPMRNHEGEVIGALQLINATTQLQEIIAFSMSDQHLVESLASQAAIAITNRMLINSLQKLFEGFINLINLAIDDKSPYTSGHCQRVPELTMMLAEAANRTNTGPLANFSLTERDRYELKIAGLLHDCGKITTPVHVVDKATKLQTIADRIELIDIKFEVLLRDLEIAQLRGEIDLAEYEFEREQIFSDRAFLRQANLGGEMMSDTDVERIERIAKRQWQPSEGERQNVLTVDEFENLSIRKGTLTSAERQIINHHIKVTIQMLEALPWPKHLMKVPEYAGGHHERMDGKGYPKGLTRDQMSVQARIMGIADVFEALTARDRPYKEGMKLSVALGILTRMACEQHVDPDLLEVFLREKVWLDYAEQFLEPSQCDVVDIQKLLEKIRCITL